From the Clostridium sp. Marseille-P299 genome, one window contains:
- a CDS encoding ATP-dependent DNA ligase yields MDLFEIKAIKPMLISKQVPAFNSSDYIYELKQDGIRCINYVDENSIDLRNKRNMILTSKFPELTEIYKNVKGKAILDGELIVLKNGVPDFYELQRRVMLTDFFKIQLAAKKLPASYVAYDIIYHDGKEVTELPLLERKQLLDSIIEENKRLAVSRYIKEFGIELYKLTCEQELEGVVAKEIHSKYFFDKRSKDWLKIKRMADEDFVICGYILKESSNTLVLGQYDEGQLIYKGNVTLGVKLDFLQEYDCKRISETPFTISPEWSEKVEWIKPELVCVVEYMPNTKDRLRQAVFKGIRNDVMPYDCKVK; encoded by the coding sequence ATGGATTTATTTGAGATAAAGGCAATTAAACCAATGCTAATATCAAAACAAGTTCCAGCGTTTAATTCCAGTGATTATATCTATGAGCTAAAGCAAGATGGTATACGATGTATAAATTATGTGGATGAAAACTCCATTGATTTAAGAAATAAGAGGAATATGATTTTAACATCGAAGTTTCCTGAACTTACTGAAATATATAAGAATGTAAAGGGAAAGGCAATTTTAGATGGAGAATTAATTGTATTAAAAAATGGAGTCCCTGATTTTTATGAGTTACAACGGCGAGTTATGTTAACAGATTTCTTTAAAATTCAATTGGCAGCAAAAAAATTACCTGCTAGTTATGTTGCATACGATATTATTTATCATGACGGGAAAGAAGTTACAGAACTTCCATTATTAGAGCGAAAACAATTGTTAGATTCGATTATTGAAGAAAATAAACGACTTGCAGTTTCTCGTTATATTAAAGAGTTTGGTATTGAACTTTATAAATTAACTTGTGAACAAGAATTAGAAGGTGTTGTTGCAAAAGAAATTCATAGCAAATATTTCTTTGATAAGAGAAGCAAAGATTGGCTTAAAATCAAACGAATGGCGGATGAAGATTTTGTTATCTGCGGGTATATTCTAAAAGAATCTAGTAATACATTGGTATTAGGTCAATATGATGAGGGCCAATTGATATATAAAGGTAATGTAACTCTTGGTGTAAAATTGGACTTTTTACAAGAGTATGATTGTAAAAGAATTAGCGAAACTCCATTTACGATTTCGCCAGAATGGAGTGAAAAAGTTGAGTGGATAAAACCAGAACTCGTATGCGTCGTAGAATATATGCCGAATACAAAAGACCGATTACGGCAAGCAGTATTTAAGGGAATTCGGAATGATGTTATGCCTTATGATTGCAAGGTGAAGTGA
- a CDS encoding non-homologous end joining protein Ku, with protein MAVAHKGSISMGLVLIPIGLYRTTTDNDIHFNQLEKESKARIRYKKYCSHCNKEVKSEDIIKGYEYEKDKYVIMTDEDLEKIKTKRDKTIHIIQFAKMSEVDSIYFEKDYYCIPDVGAEKAFELLRQAMLAQKKVAIAKTVMGTNQKLIILYPLKDGMVVKTLFYADEIVEVPKKIPKMQLDSNELDMAKMLIENMSKPFVATDFKDEYQERLREAIMKKIEGKEIVSADTGDKNNVIDLMEALKKSLEQSKNNDTPNKFTGTA; from the coding sequence ATGGCAGTTGCGCATAAAGGAAGTATTTCCATGGGACTTGTTTTAATCCCGATTGGTTTGTATCGAACTACAACCGATAACGACATACATTTTAACCAACTTGAGAAAGAGAGCAAAGCACGTATTCGTTATAAAAAATATTGTAGTCACTGTAATAAAGAAGTAAAATCAGAAGATATCATTAAAGGCTATGAATATGAAAAAGATAAGTACGTTATTATGACGGATGAAGATTTAGAAAAGATAAAGACAAAACGAGATAAAACGATACACATTATACAGTTTGCCAAAATGTCAGAAGTGGATTCCATCTATTTTGAAAAAGATTATTATTGTATCCCTGATGTGGGGGCGGAAAAAGCATTTGAATTACTAAGACAAGCAATGTTAGCTCAAAAAAAGGTTGCTATCGCCAAAACAGTTATGGGAACCAATCAAAAGTTGATTATTTTATACCCACTCAAAGATGGGATGGTTGTAAAAACGTTGTTTTATGCTGACGAAATCGTTGAAGTACCCAAAAAGATACCGAAAATGCAGCTTGATTCAAATGAACTTGATATGGCGAAAATGCTAATTGAAAACATGTCAAAACCGTTTGTTGCAACTGATTTTAAGGATGAGTATCAAGAAAGACTAAGGGAAGCGATTATGAAGAAAATCGAAGGAAAAGAAATTGTTTCTGCGGATACTGGAGATAAAAATAATGTTATTGATTTAATGGAAGCATTGAAAAAGAGCTTAGAGCAGTCTAAGAATAATGATACTCCGAATAAATTTACAGGTACTGCATAA
- a CDS encoding NADP-dependent glyceraldehyde-3-phosphate dehydrogenase, whose amino-acid sequence MQNEQLITITSPLNDSILGNVRAMTKSDIDEVILKSKKVFDTWRAVPLNERCEILYKAASILVTRVDELTDLLIKEVGKDKKSAKSEIIRTADFIRFTIETAKNIHGESINGDSFAGYYSNKFALVEREPIGVVLAISPFNYPINLAASKIAPALVAGNTVIFKPATMGSLCGVRLAEIFVEAGVPNDAIQVVTGKGSEIGDYLITHKGINFINFTGSTEVGQNIAKKVQMVPLLMELGGKDAAIVLPDADLEITAKNIVSGAFSYSGQRCTAVKRVLVLEEIADQLVEKILDQMKQLTVGNPLYGDVDIVPLINTKAADFVSELIEDAKEKGATLRYGGEREGNLIYPTLFDHVTTDMRVAWEEPFGPVLPIIRVKTVDEAIDIANKSEYGLQSSVFTENINNAFNVARKLEVGMVQVNNKTERGPDHFPFMGVKNSGIGVQGIRYSIEAMTRIKGIVVNLYD is encoded by the coding sequence ATGCAAAACGAGCAATTAATTACGATTACTTCCCCACTGAATGATTCTATATTAGGAAATGTACGTGCTATGACAAAGAGCGATATTGATGAAGTAATTCTAAAATCTAAAAAAGTATTTGATACTTGGAGAGCGGTCCCATTAAATGAACGATGTGAAATTCTTTATAAGGCAGCAAGTATTTTAGTTACTAGAGTGGATGAGTTGACAGACCTTCTTATTAAAGAGGTAGGAAAAGATAAAAAAAGTGCAAAATCAGAGATTATCAGAACTGCTGATTTTATACGTTTTACAATTGAAACAGCAAAAAATATTCATGGAGAAAGCATCAATGGTGATAGTTTTGCGGGATATTATAGTAATAAATTTGCATTGGTTGAGCGTGAACCAATTGGAGTCGTGCTAGCAATTTCACCATTTAATTATCCAATCAATTTAGCTGCCTCCAAAATAGCTCCAGCATTGGTTGCGGGTAATACGGTTATTTTCAAGCCTGCGACCATGGGTAGTCTTTGTGGAGTTCGTTTGGCAGAAATTTTTGTTGAAGCTGGGGTACCAAACGATGCAATTCAAGTAGTTACTGGTAAAGGTAGTGAAATAGGTGATTATTTGATCACACATAAAGGTATTAATTTTATTAACTTCACTGGAAGTACAGAGGTGGGGCAGAACATAGCTAAAAAAGTTCAAATGGTTCCACTGTTAATGGAACTTGGTGGAAAGGACGCAGCTATTGTACTTCCAGATGCGGACCTTGAAATAACTGCTAAAAACATAGTTTCAGGAGCATTCTCTTATTCTGGCCAACGCTGTACTGCAGTAAAAAGAGTACTGGTACTAGAAGAAATAGCAGATCAATTGGTTGAAAAGATCTTAGATCAAATGAAACAATTAACCGTGGGTAATCCTTTATATGGAGATGTTGATATTGTGCCGCTAATCAATACAAAAGCAGCAGATTTTGTGAGTGAGTTAATTGAGGATGCAAAAGAAAAAGGAGCTACTTTACGTTACGGTGGCGAGAGAGAGGGTAATTTAATTTATCCGACTCTATTTGATCATGTAACTACCGATATGCGAGTGGCTTGGGAAGAGCCATTTGGACCAGTACTTCCAATTATACGTGTAAAGACCGTTGATGAGGCAATTGATATTGCTAATAAATCAGAGTATGGTTTACAAAGTTCTGTATTTACGGAAAATATTAACAATGCTTTTAATGTAGCAAGAAAATTGGAAGTTGGTATGGTGCAAGTAAATAATAAAACGGAGAGAGGACCAGACCATTTCCCATTTATGGGAGTTAAAAATTCAGGGATTGGTGTTCAGGGAATTCGTTATTCAATTGAAGCGATGACAAGAATTAAAGGAATTGTTGTTAATCTTTATGATTAA
- a CDS encoding HTH domain-containing protein: MKIDRLIGIITVLLQKEKVTAPYLAEKFEVSRRTINRDIEDICKAGIPVITMQGSNGGIMSAEGYKIDKTLFTDEELRAVFVGLSSLDSVSQDKKYQNLMDKFFPNRSEVYASNHILIDLSSHYKNSLAPKISVLKNAIESSLSVEFTYWRMEISNRLKKAQNLYN; the protein is encoded by the coding sequence GTGAAAATCGACAGGTTAATTGGTATTATTACTGTGTTATTACAAAAAGAAAAAGTAACTGCACCATACCTTGCAGAAAAATTCGAAGTCTCAAGACGAACTATCAATCGAGATATTGAAGATATTTGCAAAGCAGGTATTCCTGTTATTACAATGCAGGGAAGCAACGGTGGAATAATGAGTGCTGAAGGATATAAAATTGATAAAACGCTTTTCACAGATGAAGAACTGCGTGCAGTGTTTGTTGGTCTATCAAGTCTTGACAGTGTATCACAAGATAAAAAATATCAAAATCTTATGGATAAGTTTTTCCCTAACAGAAGCGAAGTTTATGCATCAAATCATATTTTAATTGACTTATCTTCTCATTATAAAAATTCTCTTGCTCCTAAAATCTCTGTTTTAAAAAATGCTATTGAATCTTCTCTTTCAGTAGAGTTTACATATTGGCGAATGGAGATTAGTAATAGATTGAAAAAAGCACAGAATTTATATAATTAA
- a CDS encoding GNAT family N-acetyltransferase — protein sequence MKEIVIREYQAKDWKRLREIHDKARAIELHLAELNDAFIPLAEAAFREGLFEYTICVATINDKIYGFAAYSEDELAWLYVDPAHSRRGIGKSLIEYVITQITRRPINVEVLAGNEPALNLYKSMGFETVEVCSGVMPGNESFHVTVHCMQKF from the coding sequence ATGAAAGAGATTGTTATTCGTGAATACCAAGCAAAGGATTGGAAACGTTTAAGAGAAATTCATGATAAAGCCCGAGCAATTGAACTACATCTTGCTGAATTAAATGATGCTTTTATCCCACTTGCTGAAGCTGCTTTTCGTGAAGGACTATTTGAGTATACGATTTGCGTCGCTACTATAAATGACAAAATCTATGGATTTGCCGCATATTCGGAGGATGAACTGGCATGGCTGTATGTGGACCCAGCACATAGTCGTAGAGGTATTGGAAAGAGTTTAATTGAATATGTAATTACGCAAATTACAAGAAGACCTATTAATGTAGAAGTCTTGGCAGGTAACGAGCCTGCTTTAAATTTATATAAGTCAATGGGTTTTGAAACAGTTGAAGTATGCTCTGGTGTAATGCCTGGAAATGAATCATTTCATGTTACAGTGCACTGTATGCAGAAATTTTAA
- a CDS encoding ComEC/Rec2 family competence protein: MIHLKKLIATFFSILFFLSGLGYLLSSTFSGVLLILLAILIFPPFLSFLEKIGRKPKLSHRLFIGVALFMLSAAFAPSVPDTVDNSVNPNITPTVIAQIESEKVIDKDDSHSIDGNIIETSQENIVSATPVIEPTITPTVTEIKDEPNMKVHFIDVGQADCILIESSKQYMLIDAGNNADEELILSYLKKNKVDRLEYVIGTHPHEDHIGSLDAVIRNFDIGKVILPEKEHTTQTFEDVLDAIEEKGLKITKPVVGNEYTLGTAKFTIIAPNSSYGDDLNDWSVGIKLTNNYDSFILTGDAEKEAEGDILRNGIDLNADVLKLGHHGSKTSTTDEFLDAVKPNAVVISVGKDNSYGHPNKDTIDKLTERGIDIYRTDEQGTIIAVSDGKSIKWSTNPSKTNAHGDVVATATPTLKPTETPVQYEVPKTTTYILNKNTKKFHYPTCRSVKQMKESNKIYFDGARDEVINKGYSACKNCNP, encoded by the coding sequence ATGATCCACTTAAAGAAATTAATTGCTACATTTTTTTCTATTTTATTCTTTCTGAGTGGGTTAGGTTATTTGCTTTCAAGCACCTTTTCTGGGGTGCTACTTATATTATTAGCTATATTAATCTTCCCACCATTTTTATCTTTTCTTGAGAAAATTGGAAGGAAACCTAAGCTGTCGCATCGACTTTTTATTGGTGTGGCTTTATTTATGTTATCAGCTGCGTTTGCCCCATCTGTTCCAGATACAGTTGATAATAGTGTTAATCCAAATATAACACCGACTGTTATAGCTCAGATTGAATCTGAAAAAGTGATTGACAAGGATGATTCCCACAGTATTGACGGGAATATAATTGAAACAAGTCAAGAAAATATTGTTTCAGCAACACCTGTGATTGAGCCAACAATTACACCTACTGTAACAGAAATAAAAGATGAACCAAACATGAAGGTTCATTTCATTGATGTTGGTCAAGCAGATTGTATCCTCATTGAATCTAGCAAACAATACATGCTCATTGATGCAGGTAATAATGCAGATGAAGAGTTAATTTTGTCATACTTAAAGAAAAATAAAGTAGATCGTTTAGAATATGTAATAGGCACTCATCCTCACGAAGATCATATTGGATCATTGGATGCAGTTATAAGAAATTTTGATATAGGTAAGGTTATTCTGCCTGAGAAAGAACATACAACACAAACGTTTGAAGATGTTTTGGACGCAATCGAAGAAAAAGGTCTAAAAATTACTAAACCAGTTGTGGGCAATGAATATACGTTAGGCACAGCAAAATTTACAATAATAGCACCAAATTCCTCATATGGTGATGACTTAAATGATTGGTCAGTTGGTATTAAATTAACCAATAATTACGATAGTTTTATACTTACTGGTGATGCAGAAAAAGAAGCTGAAGGGGATATTCTTAGAAATGGAATTGATTTAAATGCTGATGTTTTAAAATTAGGTCATCATGGCAGTAAAACGTCTACAACGGATGAATTCTTAGATGCAGTAAAACCAAATGCTGTTGTAATTTCAGTTGGAAAAGATAATTCATATGGGCATCCTAATAAAGATACCATTGATAAGTTAACTGAAAGAGGAATAGATATTTATAGAACAGATGAGCAAGGAACTATTATCGCTGTGTCGGATGGGAAAAGCATAAAGTGGAGTACCAATCCAAGCAAAACGAATGCTCATGGAGATGTGGTTGCTACAGCTACTCCGACATTAAAACCAACTGAAACTCCAGTCCAATATGAAGTTCCGAAAACAACAACTTATATTCTTAATAAGAACACTAAAAAGTTTCATTATCCTACTTGTAGGTCAGTGAAACAGATGAAAGAAAGCAATAAAATTTATTTTGATGGTGCGAGAGATGAGGTAATTAATAAAGGATATTCTGCATGTAAAAATTGCAATCCATAA